Sequence from the Egibacter rhizosphaerae genome:
GCGTCTCGTCGGCACGCGTTCACCAGAGTTTAGAACGAGGCCCGTGCTCTCCGCGCGCGAGCCGGAAGCCACCGCCGCCCCGTTCAGGGCGATTCGCCGGCATCGAGTCGCTCGATGACCTGCTCGGCGAGCGTGCGCATCGACAGCCTCCGCTCCATCGCGGTGCGCTGCAGCCAGCGGAACGCCTCGTTCTCCGACAGGCCCTCGCGCTCCTGCAACAGTCCCTTGGCCCGCTCCACGTGCTTGCGGGCCTCCAGCCGGTCGGTGAGTGTCCCGACCTGAGCCTCCAAGCCGCGCAGGTCCTGGAAGCGGCCGGCTGCGACCTCGATCGCGGGGAGCAGGTCGTGCTTCTGGAAGGGCTTCACGAGGTAGGCCATGGCCCCGGCCTCGCGGGCACGCTCGATCAGCTCACGTTGGCTGAAGGCCGTGAGGATC
This genomic interval carries:
- a CDS encoding ANTAR domain-containing response regulator translates to MRVLVAEDEALIRLDLTEMLQEEGLDVVAEVSDGATAVRLARELRPDLAILDVKMPVMDGIQAAEQITSERLSAVLILTAFSQRELIERAREAGAMAYLVKPFQKHDLLPAIEVAAGRFQDLRGLEAQVGTLTDRLEARKHVERAKGLLQEREGLSENEAFRWLQRTAMERRLSMRTLAEQVIERLDAGESP